The Streptomyces sp. NBC_00576 genome contains the following window.
CAGTTGGGTGACCAGTCGGGCCGTCAACCGGAACATGCGGGGGCGACTTCCGGCAGCGGGAAGGTGGCCCAGGAGCACTTGGTGAACCGGCGCAGGTCGCATCCCCATTGGCTGGTCAGGGCTGCGATGACTGCCAACCCGCGCCCGTCCTCGTCCTGTTGGCCAGCGGCACGCGGTGCGGGAAGCCGTTCCTTGTCGGGGTCGGAGACCTCCAGCAGCAGTTGGTCGCTTTGGAGGGTGAGGGTCACCTCGATCAGGGCGAAGGTCACTTCGCAGTGCCGTACGGAGTTGCTTACGAACTCCGTGGCCACGAGGGCGACGTCGGTGGCGAGTTCGGTGGGCAGGCCCCAGTCGGCGAGGGCTTTGCGGACCTGGGCGCGGGCGTCGGGGACGTTTCTGGGGTGCTTGGGGAGGCGGAAGGTGGTGGCTTGGTGGGACTCGGGGCGGGGCTGGAGTGAGGTGGGTTCGGGCATGGCGGAGTACCTCCTGACGCTCGATTGTCGTCGCGCTCTGTAGTGGAGCGTGTGCACTGAGGTTAGGGCCGCAAGAGAAATATCCGCAAGCTAAAAGCTCGCATGTATGCGGTATTACTAATGTGCGACGCCCGTGCTGCCCTACAGTGGGCTTGCGATGGAGAGGGGTTTGGGATGCCCGCAGGGGGACGACCGACCGTGCGCAGCAGGCGACTTGGGGCGGCGCTCAGGAGGTATCGGCTGGCGGCCGGGCTCGACCAGCCGCAAGCAGCTGAGGTGATTGCTGCACACCAGACCAGGGTCAGCCGCATCGAGACAGGACACGTCATCGCTCGCCCCATCGAGATTCGGGCGATGCTAAAGGCGTACGGCGCCGACGAACCCGAAGTGCGCGTGAAACTGGAGGAGTTGGCCAAACAGTCGAACCGGCGTGGCTGGTGGCTCGAACATGCCGCGCACCTGCGTCCGGACTACCTCGACCACATCGCGCTGGAGGACGACGCCACATACATCCGTGAGTGGCAGCCGGTCCTGGTGCCGGGGCTCCTGCAGATTCCGGCCTACACGGAGGGGAACATTGCGGCCGACCCCAACTACGTTGCCCCAGAACTGGTCGCTGACCTGCTGAAGGTGCGAAAGGTGAGGCAGGCCAAGATCGAGGAGGGCGGCGCAACGTACAGCGCCATCCTCTGGGAAGGCGTCATCACACACCCCTTGGTGAGCACCGAGGTTCACCGGGACCAGTTGTCCGCGATCCTGGAGATCGGGAAGCGGAAGAACGTCACCGTGCAGGTACTGCCGTTCAGCGCGGGCGCGCTGGCCGCCCTGACCTCTGCCTTCTCCACCTTCAGCTTCGACGCGGAACCAACAGTCGAAGCCGTGACCCTGGAGAACCTGCGGGGCACATCGGTCCTCGAAGGGCCCGAGGATCTAACCGCTTACGCCAACGCGTACGACCTACTACGCTCGGCAGCACTGGCACCGGACGCGAGTACGAGGCTCATCCGGCGTGTACTGCGGACCACCAAGGAAGACACATCGTGACCGAGGTTGTAGGCCCCTTCCGGAAGTCATCGCACTCTGGGACACAGAGCAACTGCGTCGAGGTCGCCGACACCGTCACCGGCGGCCGAGCCGTACGCGACAGCAAGAACCAGAGCGGACCCGTGCTCACCTTCGCACTCGGCGGCTGGCAGACGTTCCTGACAGGCACTAAGTCCGGGGAGTTCGGCCACTCCGCGCAGGGCTGACCTTCATGTAAGCGGGACCATAGTCGTCGTTCTCCGGGACGGAGAGCAACTGTGTCGAGGTCGCCGACACCGCCATCGGTGGTCGCGCCGTAGGAGCCAGCAAGGACCAGACGGATCGGTGCTCACCTTGCATCCCCGGCGGCCGGCCACCCTCCCAGCTGGGTGTTGTTCCCGCCAAGGGCGACCGGCAGACTGCGATATGGGTTTTCGGTCGACGATCCGTCATGCGGCGTTCGATCCATCCCACCCGGTGGCCATGCCGGTGACCTGCGACGATCAGAAGAACTGAGACGCTGAAACGTCGAGGATCTCGGTTGGCCTGGTCCCAGGTGTACGGATCACTGTTCTCAACTGATCTGGTCTGCCTCCACAGCTTCGCAAGGGCTGGTCACTTGATCTCTGCGCTGCCGCAGACGAAGACAGTGTCCTGGAGATGGGCCGGCATGAGGCGGATCTGCGTGAGGTGCTCGGCGAGGGCGAAGGCCGCTGGGATGG
Protein-coding sequences here:
- a CDS encoding ATP-binding protein, with the translated sequence MPEPTSLQPRPESHQATTFRLPKHPRNVPDARAQVRKALADWGLPTELATDVALVATEFVSNSVRHCEVTFALIEVTLTLQSDQLLLEVSDPDKERLPAPRAAGQQDEDGRGLAVIAALTSQWGCDLRRFTKCSWATFPLPEVAPACSG
- a CDS encoding helix-turn-helix domain-containing protein, coding for MPAGGRPTVRSRRLGAALRRYRLAAGLDQPQAAEVIAAHQTRVSRIETGHVIARPIEIRAMLKAYGADEPEVRVKLEELAKQSNRRGWWLEHAAHLRPDYLDHIALEDDATYIREWQPVLVPGLLQIPAYTEGNIAADPNYVAPELVADLLKVRKVRQAKIEEGGATYSAILWEGVITHPLVSTEVHRDQLSAILEIGKRKNVTVQVLPFSAGALAALTSAFSTFSFDAEPTVEAVTLENLRGTSVLEGPEDLTAYANAYDLLRSAALAPDASTRLIRRVLRTTKEDTS
- a CDS encoding DUF397 domain-containing protein, translated to MTEVVGPFRKSSHSGTQSNCVEVADTVTGGRAVRDSKNQSGPVLTFALGGWQTFLTGTKSGEFGHSAQG